In the genome of Streptomyces pactum, one region contains:
- a CDS encoding putative T7SS-secreted protein, which translates to MGWLDDYTPDVIEDAVEDGLEVVGEGTEYLSGKAADGLDKVGADGAADWVRDKGKSVANHLGADVSEMGLDETDDPKKLVYGSASKLRTTVSHLRDFQTAFTNVGDGLKRLDSAHWKGEAADAFRAEVAVEPKKWFKAADACEAAATALEDFASTVEWAQGQAQLAIDAYQQAKKNSEAARTAYNNKVAAYDSAATEWAKALWKGDDPGPEPVRPAEFEDPGPAGVKAAQAILDEARRQRDEAAGIARTAVRTARDAAPPKPSYGEQVADGNVQLALDAEHVVGGVLKGGSGVIGFVRSVNPIDPYNITHPAEYLTSLNNTAAGLVSLANDPVGAGQRMLAGFKEDPYEGFGRMIPEVLGTRGLGGVRSGVNAARTASHVRPPRGAPREQLARDPHRNTTPSRQRCNGPTDPIDLATGTMYLPQTDIVLHGELPLVFTRQVQSGYRSGQWFGPSWASTVDQRLEIDAEGVVLVGEDGLLLAYPHPAPGVPTLPHAGPRWPLERDVHGDYTLTDPLTGHTRHFAGPPEAGAPGGDGTALLTSLSDRGGHRISFAYDRDGAPTHITHSAGHELRLTTAGGRITALHLVGAAPDGGDQEVVRYGYTDGDLTEVTGSSGIPLRFTYDDEHRVIAWTDTNGSRYDYVYDNQDRCIAEGGEAGHLSLRISYDGTDAATGHRVTTVTTAEGHTSRYLVNDLSQVVAVTDPLGHTTRTRYDRYGHVLTRTDALGSTTTYTYDDAGRPTGVTGPDGTRSTVVYDDLGLPTALTGPDGTWRQTYDEAGRRTSVTDPAGHTTSYAYDEHGHLAAVTDATGATTRVRCDAAGLPLEITDPLGGTTVHHRDAFGRPITVIDPTGGTTHLSWTVEGRLARRTDPDGSTSTWTYDGEGNCLSHTDPAGGTTTYEYTHFDLLAARTGPDGVRHTFRYDTALRLTEVINPQGLTWTYTYDPAGRLVSEKDFDGRRLSYTHDAAGRLRSRTNPLGQTVTYERDVAGRTVRKDADGRITTYTYDPAGRLLSAAGPDAEVVYQRDRLGRVKSEMVAGRVLTHTYDPVGRRTRRTSPTGATTHYSYDAAGNRTSLTIAGHTLDSVHDAAGRETTRRIGDTLTLAHTFDPLGRLTGQSLTGADGALVQHRAYTYRADGHLVGLDDHLNGPRSFDLDPAGRVTAVHARAWTENYAYDEAGNLTRAAWPAEHPSQEAAGTRAYTGTRLTRAGDHRYEHDEAGRLTVRRKTRLSKKPDIWRYEWDAEDRLRAVITPDGTTWRYRYDPFGRRIAKQRMDADGEIAEETTFTWDGPTLVEQTTTAPALRHPVTLTWDHAGLRPVAQTERITDATTQREIDSRFFAIVTDLVGTPTELVDETGTIAWRTRSTLWGTTTWATDSTAYTPLRFPGQYFDPETGLHYNVFRYYDPATARYLSPDPLGLDPAPNPATYVDNPHAWTDPLGLAPCPEGRRPSRVRSLLSKVFGESDRAKAERSDMDLRNRRVPVRLEEMEAYTLPDYGDAGKIRDMSGMSDDRLLDAINNPDDLGAYIIVSNGEISQGNHRIHEALERMRSDRHPTIKTDTEIWIIR; encoded by the coding sequence ATGGGCTGGCTCGACGACTACACCCCCGACGTCATCGAGGACGCCGTCGAGGACGGTCTGGAAGTGGTCGGGGAGGGCACCGAGTACCTCAGCGGCAAGGCGGCCGACGGGCTGGACAAGGTCGGGGCGGACGGAGCCGCCGACTGGGTCCGCGACAAGGGCAAATCCGTGGCGAACCACTTGGGGGCGGACGTCTCCGAGATGGGTCTGGACGAGACGGACGACCCCAAGAAGCTCGTCTACGGCAGCGCGTCGAAACTCAGGACCACCGTCTCCCACCTGAGGGACTTCCAGACCGCCTTCACCAACGTGGGCGACGGCCTGAAGAGGCTGGACTCAGCGCACTGGAAGGGAGAGGCGGCCGACGCCTTCCGGGCGGAAGTGGCCGTGGAACCGAAGAAGTGGTTCAAGGCCGCGGACGCCTGCGAGGCGGCCGCCACGGCCCTGGAGGACTTCGCCTCGACCGTCGAGTGGGCCCAGGGGCAGGCGCAGCTGGCCATCGACGCCTACCAGCAGGCCAAAAAGAACTCCGAGGCGGCACGGACGGCGTACAACAACAAGGTCGCGGCGTACGACTCCGCGGCGACCGAATGGGCCAAGGCCCTCTGGAAGGGCGACGATCCGGGGCCCGAGCCGGTCAGGCCCGCGGAGTTCGAGGACCCCGGACCGGCCGGGGTCAAGGCCGCCCAGGCCATCCTGGACGAGGCCCGGCGGCAGCGGGACGAGGCGGCCGGCATCGCCCGGACCGCGGTCCGCACCGCCCGTGACGCGGCGCCGCCGAAACCCTCCTACGGCGAGCAGGTCGCCGACGGGAACGTCCAGCTGGCACTGGACGCGGAGCACGTCGTCGGCGGGGTGCTCAAGGGCGGCTCCGGGGTCATCGGCTTCGTGCGCAGCGTCAACCCGATCGATCCGTACAACATCACCCACCCCGCCGAGTACCTCACGAGTCTGAACAACACCGCCGCGGGCCTGGTGTCGCTGGCGAACGATCCCGTCGGAGCCGGGCAGCGCATGCTCGCCGGCTTCAAGGAGGACCCCTACGAGGGCTTCGGCCGGATGATCCCGGAGGTGCTCGGCACCCGCGGGCTCGGCGGTGTGCGAAGCGGCGTCAACGCGGCCCGGACCGCCTCGCACGTGCGGCCGCCCCGAGGTGCCCCTCGGGAGCAGCTGGCCCGTGACCCGCACCGGAACACCACCCCTTCGCGGCAGCGCTGCAACGGCCCCACCGACCCCATCGACCTGGCCACCGGGACGATGTACCTGCCGCAGACCGACATCGTTCTCCACGGGGAGCTGCCGCTGGTGTTCACCCGGCAGGTGCAGTCGGGCTACCGGTCGGGGCAGTGGTTCGGGCCGTCCTGGGCGAGCACCGTGGACCAGCGGCTGGAGATCGACGCCGAGGGCGTGGTGCTCGTCGGCGAGGACGGGCTGCTGCTCGCCTATCCGCACCCCGCACCGGGTGTCCCCACCCTGCCCCACGCGGGCCCCCGGTGGCCGCTGGAGCGGGACGTCCACGGGGACTACACGCTCACCGACCCGCTCACCGGCCACACCCGCCACTTCGCCGGCCCGCCGGAAGCCGGCGCCCCGGGCGGGGACGGCACCGCGCTCCTGACGTCGCTGTCCGACCGCGGCGGCCACCGGATCTCCTTCGCCTACGACCGCGACGGCGCCCCGACGCACATCACCCACAGCGCCGGCCACGAACTGCGGCTCACCACCGCCGGGGGACGGATCACCGCGCTGCATCTGGTCGGGGCGGCGCCGGACGGCGGCGACCAGGAGGTGGTCCGCTACGGCTACACCGACGGTGACCTGACCGAGGTCACCGGCTCCTCCGGGATCCCGCTGCGCTTCACCTACGACGACGAGCACCGCGTCATCGCGTGGACCGACACCAACGGCAGCCGCTACGACTACGTCTACGACAACCAGGACCGCTGCATCGCGGAGGGCGGCGAGGCCGGCCACCTGTCCCTGCGGATCTCCTACGACGGGACCGATGCCGCAACCGGCCACCGGGTCACCACCGTCACCACCGCCGAGGGACACACCAGCCGCTACCTCGTCAACGACCTGAGCCAGGTGGTCGCGGTCACCGATCCGCTCGGCCACACCACCCGCACCAGATACGACCGGTACGGCCACGTCCTCACCCGCACCGACGCGCTGGGCTCCACCACCACCTACACCTACGACGACGCCGGCCGTCCCACCGGGGTCACCGGGCCGGACGGCACCCGCTCCACCGTCGTCTACGACGACCTCGGTCTGCCCACCGCGCTCACCGGCCCCGACGGCACCTGGCGGCAGACCTACGACGAGGCGGGGCGCCGCACCTCGGTCACCGATCCGGCCGGACACACCACCTCGTACGCCTACGACGAGCACGGCCACCTCGCCGCCGTGACCGACGCCACGGGCGCCACCACGCGCGTCCGCTGCGACGCCGCCGGTCTGCCGCTGGAGATCACCGACCCGCTCGGCGGCACCACCGTCCACCACCGCGACGCCTTCGGTCGCCCCATCACCGTCATCGATCCGACGGGCGGCACCACCCACCTGTCCTGGACCGTCGAGGGCAGGCTCGCCCGCCGTACCGATCCCGACGGCTCCACCTCCACCTGGACCTACGACGGCGAGGGCAACTGCCTCAGCCACACCGACCCGGCCGGCGGCACCACCACCTACGAGTACACGCACTTCGACCTGCTCGCCGCGCGCACCGGCCCCGACGGCGTCCGCCACACCTTCCGTTACGACACCGCCCTGCGCCTGACCGAGGTCATCAACCCCCAGGGCCTGACCTGGACCTACACCTACGACCCGGCGGGCCGGCTGGTCTCCGAGAAGGACTTCGACGGCCGCCGCCTCTCCTACACCCACGACGCGGCGGGCCGGCTCCGTAGCCGCACCAACCCGCTCGGCCAGACGGTGACGTACGAGCGGGACGTGGCGGGGCGGACCGTCCGCAAGGACGCCGACGGCCGGATCACCACCTACACCTACGACCCCGCCGGCCGGCTGCTCTCCGCGGCCGGCCCGGACGCCGAAGTCGTCTACCAGCGCGACCGGCTCGGCCGGGTCAAGTCGGAGATGGTCGCCGGGCGGGTCCTCACCCACACCTACGACCCGGTCGGTCGCCGCACCCGCCGCACCAGCCCCACCGGTGCCACCACCCACTACTCCTACGACGCGGCGGGCAACCGCACCTCCCTCACCATCGCCGGCCACACCCTCGACTCGGTCCACGACGCCGCCGGACGCGAGACCACGCGCCGCATCGGGGACACGCTCACCCTCGCCCACACCTTCGACCCGCTCGGCCGCCTCACCGGCCAGTCACTCACCGGCGCCGACGGCGCACTGGTCCAGCACCGGGCCTACACCTACCGCGCCGACGGCCACCTCGTCGGTCTAGACGACCACCTCAACGGCCCGCGCTCCTTCGACCTGGATCCGGCGGGCCGGGTCACCGCCGTCCACGCCCGTGCCTGGACCGAGAACTACGCCTACGACGAGGCGGGCAACCTGACCCGGGCCGCCTGGCCCGCGGAGCATCCTTCCCAGGAGGCCGCCGGCACCCGCGCCTACACCGGCACCCGCCTCACCCGCGCGGGCGACCACCGCTACGAGCACGACGAGGCCGGCCGCCTCACCGTCCGCCGGAAGACCCGGCTTTCCAAGAAGCCCGACATCTGGCGCTACGAGTGGGACGCCGAGGACCGCCTGCGCGCCGTCATCACCCCGGACGGCACCACCTGGCGCTACCGCTACGACCCCTTCGGCCGCCGCATCGCCAAACAGCGCATGGACGCCGACGGCGAGATCGCCGAAGAGACCACCTTCACCTGGGACGGCCCCACCCTCGTCGAGCAGACCACCACGGCCCCCGCTCTCCGCCACCCGGTCACCCTCACCTGGGACCACGCGGGCCTGCGCCCGGTCGCCCAGACCGAACGCATCACCGACGCCACCACCCAGCGGGAGATCGACTCCCGCTTCTTCGCCATCGTCACCGACCTGGTCGGCACGCCCACCGAACTCGTGGACGAGACCGGCACCATCGCCTGGCGCACCCGCAGCACCCTCTGGGGAACCACCACCTGGGCCACCGACAGCACCGCGTACACGCCCCTGCGCTTCCCCGGCCAGTACTTCGACCCCGAGACGGGCCTCCACTACAACGTCTTCCGCTACTACGACCCGGCGACGGCGCGCTACCTGTCCCCGGACCCGCTGGGACTCGACCCGGCCCCGAACCCGGCGACGTATGTGGACAACCCGCACGCATGGACCGATCCCCTCGGGCTCGCCCCGTGCCCAGAGGGAAGGCGTCCCTCGCGCGTAAGATCGCTTCTTTCCAAGGTGTTCGGAGAAAGCGATCGAGCTAAAGCCGAACGATCCGACATGGATTTGCGTAACCGTAGGGTCCCGGTGAGACTTGAAGAAATGGAGGCGTACACTCTGCCCGACTATGGCGATGCGGGAAAAATTCGAGACATGAGCGGCATGAGCGATGACCGCCTACTCGACGCCATCAACAATCCCGACGATCTGGGCGCTTACATTATCGTCAGCAACGGCGAAATAAGCCAAGGAAACCACAGAATACACGAGGCGCTCGAAAGAATGAGGAGCGACCGTCACCCGACAATAAAAACCGACACCGAGATCTGGATCATACGATGA
- a CDS encoding uroporphyrinogen-III synthase, whose translation MPHDAPPAPTGRRTHGTAPDPGGGERAGTGAGAGPLTGFTVGVTAARRADELIALLRRRGAEVLHAPALRIVPLPDDAELLAATERLIARAPDVVVATTAIGFRGWIEAADGWGLGEALRDRLGAGRLLARGPKVRGAIRAAGLTEEWSPASESMAEVLDRLLAENVTGRLIAVQLHGEPLPGFVESLRAAGAEVVGVPVYRWLPPVDLAPVDRLLDAMVHRGVDAVTFTSAPAVAGLLDRARERSVLDEVLDALRHDVLAACVGPVTALPLQAHDVPVSRPERFRLGPLVQLLATELPARTTPLPVAGRRMEIRGHAVLVDGEPRQVPPAGMALLRALARRPGWVVARAELLRALPGAGRDEHAVETAMARLRGALGSPRLIQTVVKRGYRLALDVPVERKYGVRHREGGTPAR comes from the coding sequence GTGCCGCACGACGCGCCGCCCGCCCCCACGGGGCGGCGAACGCACGGCACTGCGCCCGACCCGGGCGGCGGCGAGCGGGCCGGTACGGGGGCAGGGGCCGGTCCGCTCACCGGCTTCACGGTCGGGGTGACCGCCGCCCGCCGCGCGGACGAGCTGATCGCCCTGCTGCGCCGGCGCGGCGCCGAGGTGCTGCACGCGCCGGCCCTGCGGATCGTGCCGCTTCCCGACGACGCCGAACTGCTGGCGGCCACCGAGCGGCTCATCGCCCGCGCGCCCGACGTGGTGGTCGCCACCACCGCGATCGGCTTCCGCGGCTGGATCGAGGCCGCCGACGGCTGGGGGCTGGGCGAGGCGCTGCGGGACCGGCTCGGCGCGGGACGGCTGCTGGCCCGAGGGCCGAAGGTACGCGGCGCGATCCGGGCCGCCGGGCTGACCGAGGAGTGGTCACCGGCCTCCGAATCCATGGCCGAAGTGCTCGACCGGCTCCTGGCGGAGAACGTCACGGGCCGGCTGATCGCCGTCCAGCTGCACGGCGAACCGCTGCCCGGCTTCGTGGAGTCGCTGCGCGCCGCGGGCGCGGAGGTGGTCGGGGTGCCGGTCTACCGCTGGCTGCCGCCGGTGGACCTCGCGCCGGTGGACCGGCTGCTGGACGCGATGGTGCACCGGGGCGTGGACGCCGTCACCTTCACCAGCGCACCGGCGGTCGCCGGCCTGCTGGACCGGGCCCGGGAACGGTCGGTGCTCGACGAGGTGCTGGACGCGCTGCGGCACGACGTCCTCGCCGCCTGCGTCGGCCCGGTCACCGCACTGCCGCTCCAGGCCCACGACGTGCCCGTCAGCCGGCCCGAACGGTTCCGGCTGGGGCCGCTGGTCCAGCTGCTCGCCACCGAACTGCCCGCGCGGACCACGCCGTTACCGGTCGCCGGCCGACGGATGGAGATCCGTGGCCACGCGGTGCTCGTCGACGGCGAGCCCCGCCAGGTCCCGCCGGCCGGGATGGCGCTGCTCCGGGCGCTCGCCCGCCGCCCCGGCTGGGTGGTCGCCCGCGCCGAGCTGCTGCGCGCGCTGCCCGGAGCCGGACGGGACGAACACGCCGTGGAGACCGCGATGGCCCGGCTGCGCGGCGCGCTCGGCTCGCCCCGTCTGATCCAGACCGTCGTCAAACGCGGCTACCGGCTGGCGCTGGACGTCCCGGTGGAGCGGAAGTACGGGGTGCGGCACCGGGAGGGCGGCACCCCGGCCCGGTGA